The sequence GGGCGGAAAGAATAAAAAATTTGTGGTACTGGCCTGCATTAATATTGTGGTTGCCGCCAACGCCGGTGGTGCTTTTTCTCCCTTTGGCGATATCACCACCCTGATGGTCTGGCAGAAGGGCAAAATCACTTTCCTTGAATTTTTCGATCTGTTTATCCCGTCTGCCATTAACTGGCTGGTGCCGGCCGTGATCATGATGTTTGCCATAGACAAATCAGGTGCCATGGCGAGCAAGGAAAAAGTGACCATGAAATATGGCGCAGTGGCCATGATGATTTTCTTTTTATTGACCATTGTGACTGCGGTTTCTTTTCACAACTTCCTGCACCTGCCGCCGGCAGCAGGAATGATGCTGGGGCTCGGGTACCTTGGATTTTTATCCTACCACGTCAAACGTCATGAGGGCCAGAGCCACAGATACGATCGCATCCTAGGTGCACCAAGATATGTGCCCTTTAATCCCGTGTGGGCGACTGCGAGAAGCGGTAAAGACATCTCAAGCATTATGGATTCCATCTATCATCCAGCCTTTGCCATTGGTACCGATGGAAAGGTCACTCACTGGAACAAGCCCCTGGAAGAGTTGACCGGTGTACCCGCAGAAGAGCGCATCGGCACCGATAAGCACTGGTCACCGTTCTGGCCTGAAAAACAAAAAATTCTGGTTGATATGGTGCTGGAAAATGCGCCTAAAGAAGAATTTGAAAAGGCCTATAGCACCAGACAGCAAGCCAGCGAAAATTATGAAGCAGGCCATGAGGCCGCCCGTTTTTTCCCAACCATCGGTGAAAAAGGTGCCAATCTGGTGATGACAGCCGCACCGGTAAGAAATAAAGATGGTGAGGTGATCGGCGCCATTGAAACGGTCCGGGATGCTGACAGCTTTACTTCTGAGCAAGTCCAGTTTGACCTGATGAATAGAGTTGCACGGGCCGAATGGGATACCCTCTTGTTTTTCTACGGCGTAATTCTGTGTGTTGGCGGGCTGTCTCAGTTCGGATACCTGAGTCTGGTTTCACACCAGATGTATGTTCAGCTTGGACCCACCTGGGCCAACGCTTTGGTCGGTGTCCTGTCAGCCATCGTGGATAATATACCCGTCATGTTCGCGGTGCTTACAATGAATCCGGATATGTCCCACGGCCAGTGGCTCCTGGTCACCCTGACGGCCGGTGTGGGCGGATCGCTCCTGTCCATCGGATCTGCCGCCGGTGTTGCCCTGATGGGAAGCGCACGGGGTATTTATACCTTTGGTGCCCACCTGAAATGGACGCCTGTAATTGCACTGGGATACATCCTGGCCATCCTTTCCCATCTGTGGATTAACTCTTCCCTGATGAATATATTTACACATTAATCACCTTTCCCATATTTAAATAAAAAAGAGGCACCATTTAACGGTGCCTCTTTTTTTTTGATACCATCAGAGCCTGTTTAAAATTAGGGGGTCGAAGCGAAATTCACCATTGCATAGACGAGCCTTTCGTCCATAGGGGATGCCCAGTTTTTTCATTTTGTACCTGAGGGTATTTGGATGTACATCCAGCAGGGCGGCTGCCCCGCCTTCTCCCTGAACTTTACCGCCCGAAAGTTTCAGGACAGTCCGGATATGGTGCCTGACAATATTGTCCAGAATAAGCGAGCCTTCCGGAATGTCTGCACAGGTTTTAATATCTTTGTTATTGGGAATAGGGGCGGGCGGGGTGAATTTTAAAGGTGTTCCTGACGGCTTGGCCAGGCTCTGGATAAGGGTTCGCTCCACAAGATTTTCCAATTCCCGTATGTTGCCGGGCCAGGTATAGGAATTTAATTGTTCCAGGGTGCCTGGGGCCAAAACCGGCGGTTCATAAAAATTCATTTCTCTTGCTTTTTTTTCCATAAAATACTGCACCAGGCCAGGGATGTCCTGTTTCCTTTGCCGCAACGGCGGAATGGTGATGGGAAAAACGTTGAGCCTGAACCAGAGGTCTTCACGGAATTTGCCTTCACGGACCATGGCGGGCAAATCCCTGTGGGTGGCGGCAATGATTCGGATATCCACAGGAATGGTACGCGTGCCGCCAACCCGTTCAATTTGTTTGTTCTCCAACACCCGGAGGAGTCGGACCTGGACCTGGGGGGGAAGCTCACCGATTTCGTCAAGGAAAAGGGTGCCTTTATGGGCCCGCTCAAAGCGCCCTTTTTTTTGGGTAACGGCGCCGGTAAAGGCCCCTTTTTCGTGTCCGAACAGCTCACTGTCAATGAGATTGTCCGGTATGGCCCCGCAATTGACCTTGATCAAAGGCCTGTCCGCCCGGGGAGAGGCATAATGGATGGCATTGGCAATAATTTCCTTGCCCGTCCCGGTTTCCCCTAACAGCAGGGCCTGGCTGTTCTGGGGAGCGATCTGCCTTACCATGTCCATAACATATTTTAATCCGGATTCACTGCCGATGATTTCATCCCCGGAGATGCGGCGCAGCTGTGAGTGCAGGTATTTATTGTCATCGGCCAGCTGGTCCTTGAGCCTGAGAACTTCCTGGTGCTTGAGAGTATTGGCCAGGGCTATGGCAAAGGGATCATGGAGCAGATCCAGCATCCGTGCCTGTTCCCGTGTGTATCGATCAATCCCCTTTGCAAGGAATATAACCGCACCGAGCCTTTCGTCTTCGATCTCAAGTTTCAAGGCCAGAGAAGACATTTTTTCCCGGCCCATGGCCTTCCATAAAAAGCGGGTCAGAAAATCCTTATCCATGCGGTTGACTAAGTCCACACGGGGACCGTCATCCTCTTCTATGAGTTGGGCGACTTCTTCGGAAACCGGAATGGGGGTTTCAATGGATCGTAACCCTGCGCCCTCCTCGGTGGCAATGTTTATCACGCTCCGGGTCCCGGGGTCATAAACTTTTATGGTAATGCTGTCCACGGGCATAAATTTTTGAAAAAAAACAAGGCATCTTTTTAAAACAACATGGATATCCAGGCTGCCGCAGATTATTTTTGTTGCTTGATGGAAAAAATCCGCATCACTTAGTTTCATTTTATTTCCTGTTTCTACCGTATTTTGTATTGTTTTTAGTTAACTACTAAACTCAGTAGTAATAATATACAATATTTAGTAGTTGTTCAAGGTGAAGCATATAACCATCTGAATTTTCATAAATTTAAGTCTGGCACGATTTTAGCTAATATCGGATTGTTTCAGGATTAGGAACGGGTCTTAAATAATTTGCCCACTTTACTGTATCCGGGACGCCTGCGCTCCCAGGTTAAGTTATTTTGGACTCATTCCTTAATAAAAAAATTTACCATATAAGGGGTTGATCATGAAATATAGCTTTGGCAGATTGTTTAGTCGTCCACTATCCAGGCATCCAATGGCTGGAAAAATTCTTATTCTCGCCGTTACGGTTGCGGTGGGCGGTGTTGTGGCCGGTAATAGTTATACAAAAGAAAAACCCGTTCCTGAAGCTCTTACCCGCCCGGTTAAAGTGATCACCGTGGCAGAGGACACCGATGTCGGTCTGATTTCCCTGCCGGGTAAAACCCGGGCCTGCAGAAGGGCGGATCTATCTTTCAAGGT comes from uncultured Desulfobacter sp. and encodes:
- the nhaD gene encoding sodium:proton antiporter NhaD — encoded protein: MKFFMTLLMLLVTPAAVLASGGGHEAVGTVVDFTKSAYGYLGIAVFVLAYCLVPFEEVIHLRKSKPVILSAGVIWVLVALAYASVGDYHTAHEAIKHGLLEYAELFLFLLVAMTYINSLEERNVFQCLRAFLVSRGFNLVKIYWITGVLAFFISPIADNLTTALLMGAVAMAVGGKNKKFVVLACINIVVAANAGGAFSPFGDITTLMVWQKGKITFLEFFDLFIPSAINWLVPAVIMMFAIDKSGAMASKEKVTMKYGAVAMMIFFLLTIVTAVSFHNFLHLPPAAGMMLGLGYLGFLSYHVKRHEGQSHRYDRILGAPRYVPFNPVWATARSGKDISSIMDSIYHPAFAIGTDGKVTHWNKPLEELTGVPAEERIGTDKHWSPFWPEKQKILVDMVLENAPKEEFEKAYSTRQQASENYEAGHEAARFFPTIGEKGANLVMTAAPVRNKDGEVIGAIETVRDADSFTSEQVQFDLMNRVARAEWDTLLFFYGVILCVGGLSQFGYLSLVSHQMYVQLGPTWANALVGVLSAIVDNIPVMFAVLTMNPDMSHGQWLLVTLTAGVGGSLLSIGSAAGVALMGSARGIYTFGAHLKWTPVIALGYILAILSHLWINSSLMNIFTH
- a CDS encoding sigma 54-interacting transcriptional regulator; the protein is MKLSDADFFHQATKIICGSLDIHVVLKRCLVFFQKFMPVDSITIKVYDPGTRSVINIATEEGAGLRSIETPIPVSEEVAQLIEEDDGPRVDLVNRMDKDFLTRFLWKAMGREKMSSLALKLEIEDERLGAVIFLAKGIDRYTREQARMLDLLHDPFAIALANTLKHQEVLRLKDQLADDNKYLHSQLRRISGDEIIGSESGLKYVMDMVRQIAPQNSQALLLGETGTGKEIIANAIHYASPRADRPLIKVNCGAIPDNLIDSELFGHEKGAFTGAVTQKKGRFERAHKGTLFLDEIGELPPQVQVRLLRVLENKQIERVGGTRTIPVDIRIIAATHRDLPAMVREGKFREDLWFRLNVFPITIPPLRQRKQDIPGLVQYFMEKKAREMNFYEPPVLAPGTLEQLNSYTWPGNIRELENLVERTLIQSLAKPSGTPLKFTPPAPIPNNKDIKTCADIPEGSLILDNIVRHHIRTVLKLSGGKVQGEGGAAALLDVHPNTLRYKMKKLGIPYGRKARLCNGEFRFDPLILNRL